From the genome of Acidobacteriota bacterium:
TGTGCCGTCAGGCTCACCGACCGGAGTGGGAAGAGCCCCGGCCTCCGCCGGGAGTCGCCCGCTACCTCCGCGTCACAGCCCACAACGCCTGCGCCCCCACGGCGGGTTGTCCCTGAAGCCCTCGCCCGGCGCCCCCTGTAGAATTGCCGCGAGGAGGTCACGTGGCGCTGGTTTTCGTGGTGGACGACGACCCGGTCACAGGGGAGGCGATCGCCGCCGCCCTGGGACGCGAGGGACACGAGCTGCACACCTTCACCCACCCGGAGCAGGCCCTCGAGGCCGCGCGTTCCGGGCCGCCCGCGGTGGCGATCACCGATTTCGCCATGCCTGCCATGAACGGCCTCGAATTCGTCCTGGCCCTGCGCGAGCTGAGCCCGGATACCACCTTCCTCGTGGTCTCCGGCCAGGCTTCGGTGGAGGACGCGGTCAACCTGATGAAGCACGGCGTGGTGGACGTACTGGTCAAGCCGCCCCGGGCCCGGGCCCTGCGCAAGGCCCTGGCCCTGGCCCTCGGCCAGCACCAGTTGGCGGCCGAGAATCGACGCCTGCGCCACGCGCTGCGGGGACGGCGGGATCTCTCCGGTGTGATCGGCTCCTCCCCGGCCTTCGAGAAGGTGCTGCGCCTGGTGGAGAAAATCGCTCCCTCCCCGGCCACGGTGCTGCTGACCGGGGAAACCGGCACCGGCAAGGAGGTCATCGCCGAGGCCCTGCACCAGCTCAGCCCCCGGGCGGAACGCTCACTGGTCAAGGTCCACTGCGCGGCGATTCCCGAAAACCTGCTCGAATCGGAACTCTTCGGCCACGTGCGCGGGGCGTTCACCGGGGCGATCCGGGACAAGCGCGGACTGTTCGAGGAGGCCGACGGAGGCACGATCTTCCTCGACGAGATCGGCGAGGTCTCCCCCTCGGTGCAGGTCAAGCTGCTTCGGGCCCTGCAGAACCGCGAGATCCAGCGGGTGGGTGACGCCGCCACTCGACACGTGGACGCCCGGGTCATCGCCGCGACCAACCGCGACCTGGAGGTGGAGGTGCGGGAAGGTCGTTTCCGGGAAGACCTGTTCTACCGCCTGAACGTGATCACCCTGCACATCCCCCCCCTGCGCCAGCGGGGAGACGACGTGCTGCTCCTGGCCCGCCACTTTTTCGGTGTGACCCGCGCGCGGGCCGGGAGGGAAGACCTGGAAGGCTTCGACGAGGGGGCCCTCGAAGCGATCCGCCGCTATCCCTGGCCGGGCAACGTGCGGGAACTGGAGAACGCCATCTCCCGGGCGGTGACCCTGGCCGAAGGTCCCTTGCTGCGACGGGGTGATCTCCCCGAGCGGATCACGGGCGGAGCGACGGTCAGCGAGGCGGGGCTGACCCTGCCCGCCGACACGACCCTGGCCCAGGCCGAGCAACTGCTGATCCTTCACACGCTCGACCGGGTCGACCGCAACAAGAAGGAAGCGGCCCGGACCCTCGGGATTTCCCTCGCCACTCTCTATCGCAAGCTGGCCCAGTACCAGGCGCCCCCGGGAACGGAATCCCCGTGAGTTCTCACGCCCTCCCCGCCTCCCCCCTGCGCCTGCTGACCGTGGTGGCCCTGGCCGTCGCCGGGGCGCTGGCCGTGATCCTCGGCCTTTCCTGGCGCCATGAAATGCAGCGGCTGGACGAGGGCCGCCGGGAGGCCGCCCAGCAACTCGCACAGGTCGCCCGGCTCCTGATGCACCGCCACGTGGTCCAGGGGCGCATCGCGGTCAAGGCCGTGGCCGAATCCCGCGCGATCCAGGAAGCCCTGGCCGCGCGGCACCCTTCCCGGCTCGACGCCGCCCTGGGCGCGTTCCGTGCGGATCTGGGCGCCTACTACCTGGTCATCACCGACAGCGCGGGCAAGACGCTGACCTGGTCCAATCCCCTGGCCGCCATCGCCCTGGCCTCCGCCCCGCCTCCGGCGGGGACGAAAGCGCGGGAAAGCACCGCGGTGATCGCCGGGGACCTGGCTGTGGTGGTGGAAGAGCCGATCGTCGCCGCCGGGCGGCGACTGGGTACGGTGCGCGCCGGCATCCTGGTCGGCCGACTCTTCTTCGAGCAGACTTCCCGGGATCTCCACGCTCCCCTGGCGGTCTACCGCGAAGGTCGCCTGCTCCACCACACCTTCCCCGCGGACCCCCCGCCTCCCGGCGGCGCACCCCGCCCGGCGGCGCTGTTTCG
Proteins encoded in this window:
- a CDS encoding sigma-54 dependent transcriptional regulator, with translation MALVFVVDDDPVTGEAIAAALGREGHELHTFTHPEQALEAARSGPPAVAITDFAMPAMNGLEFVLALRELSPDTTFLVVSGQASVEDAVNLMKHGVVDVLVKPPRARALRKALALALGQHQLAAENRRLRHALRGRRDLSGVIGSSPAFEKVLRLVEKIAPSPATVLLTGETGTGKEVIAEALHQLSPRAERSLVKVHCAAIPENLLESELFGHVRGAFTGAIRDKRGLFEEADGGTIFLDEIGEVSPSVQVKLLRALQNREIQRVGDAATRHVDARVIAATNRDLEVEVREGRFREDLFYRLNVITLHIPPLRQRGDDVLLLARHFFGVTRARAGREDLEGFDEGALEAIRRYPWPGNVRELENAISRAVTLAEGPLLRRGDLPERITGGATVSEAGLTLPADTTLAQAEQLLILHTLDRVDRNKKEAARTLGISLATLYRKLAQYQAPPGTESP